Proteins from a genomic interval of Falco rusticolus isolate bFalRus1 chromosome 7, bFalRus1.pri, whole genome shotgun sequence:
- the NFKBIA gene encoding NF-kappa-B inhibitor alpha, producing MRSAAAAATHSQRSRSAAAMIRARRPVEPPVMEGYEQAKKERQGGFPLDDRHDSGLDSMKEEEYRQLVKELEDIRLQPREPPAWAQQLTEDGDTFLHLAIIHEEKALSLEAIRQTAGDRAFLNFQNNLSQTPLHLAVITDQPEIAEHLLKAGCDLEIRDFRGNTPLHIACQQGSLRSVSVLTQYCQPHHLLAVLQATNYNGHTCLHLASIQGYLAIVEYLLSLGADVNAQEPCSGRTALHLAVDLQNSDLVSLLVKHGADVNKVTYQGYSPYQLTWGRDNSSIQEQLKQLTTAELQMLPESEDEESSESEPEFTEDELIYDDCRIGGRQLTF from the exons ATGCGaagcgccgccgccgccgccactcACTCGCAGCGAAGCCGCAGCGCCGCCGCCATGatccgcgcccgccgccccgtCGAGCCGCCGGTGATGGAGGGCTACGAGCAAGCGAAGAAAGAGCGTCAGGGCGGCTTCCCGCTCGACGATCGCCACGACAGCGGCCTGGACTCCATGAAGGAGGAGGAGTACCGGCAGCTGGTGAAGGAGCTGGAGGACATACGCCTGCAGCCCCGCGAACCGCCCGCCTGGGCGCAGCAGCTGACGGAGGACGGGGACAC ttttCTCCACTTGGCGATCATTCACGAGGAAAAGGCCCTGAGCCTGGAGGCGATCCGGCAGACGGCCGGGGACCGCGCTTTCCTCAACTTCCAGAACAACCTCAGCCAG ACTCCTCTTCACCTGGCAGTGATCACCGATCAGCCTGAAATTGCTGAGCATCTTCTGAAGGCTGGATGTGACCTGGAAATCAGAGATTTCCGAGGAAACACCCCTCTGCACATCGCCTGCCAGCAGGGCTCCCTCAGGAGCGTCAGCGTCCTCACGCAGTACTGCCAGCCACACCATCTCCTCGCTGTCCTGCAGGCAACCAACTACAATG GACATACATGTCTCCATTTGGCATCTATTCAAGGATACCTGGCTATTGTCGAATACTTGCTGTCCTTGGGAGCAGATGTAAATGCTCAG GAGCCGTGCAGTGGCAGAACGGCACTACATTTGGCTGTCGACCTGCAGAATTCAGACTTGGTGTCGCTTCTTGTGAAACATGGGGCAGATGTGAACAAAGTGACCTACCAGGGCTATTCCCCCTATCAGCTCACATGGGGAAGAGACAACTCCAGCATACAGGAACAGCTGAAGCAGCTGACCACAGCCGAGCTGCAGATGTTGCCAGAAAGCGAGGATGAGGAGAGCAGTGAATCGGAGCCTGAATTCACAGAGGATGAA cttATATATGATGACTGCCGTATTGGAGGACGacagctgacattttaa